TATCTTCACTAATAAAGGAATATCCCAAGTCTATACATTTCTGCTTCTTGTAGTCACGATGCTCTTTCAAGTCATTAAAATTCCATCTTTCAGAAGGTATTTCTTCTTCAACATCTGGAATATAATTTTTATCATTTGAAAGTAAATCGTTGTAGAACTTAATCATTCCAATCACTCCTTCTTTGGATGATTGACTGTATTTAGGTTCTACTTTTACAAGCTCAAATAAACGTGGTTCCAAGAATGCCATGTGAGCAAATGTCCCTAACTGAAAGCAAGGCTTTTCTTTTTCCTCAAACACCCTTTCGTAATCATAATAAAATGAGCGGGGAGTCTTGAGAGCGTTCTTTAGGTTAGAAGAAGAAATATGCTTGCTTTTCAAATACATATCCATCGGGTCACGTTTTACCACTCCGTTAACACTTAATCCTTTCAAGTCTATATTAATAGGTGGTTTGTGAAAGTTTGAATATATGAAATCAAGCATTTCCTCTTTTGTGGGATAGTCTTCCGGGTTATAGGCAGAAGGGTTAAGTTCTTCCCCTTCTGCAAATACATTTAAGTCAAACGTTTCCATTATCCGGCAACAGGTAAGTTTATAAGCAAAGGCTTAACAGACCAATTGTCTGACTGGAAATTATTGGTCTTATTCTTTCTTTTACCCATGTAGGTGATTTTTAGAGGAGTACCTCTTTTGAGAGCACCATTCTCGATGTACTGCTCCAAAATACCTACTAATCTTCGGGAGCCGTTGGTTATAGTTTGAACTGTTCCATCCTCCTTTCTTTCCAAAAAGAAAGCACAATCCAAATCTATTAATTCATCTGGATTGGTAGCACTCAATACCTTTTGTGGTTTGATTTCTGCAAAAAACATTTTCTTGAATTCTCCCGCATGTTCTGGAGACCAATAATTGCCGCACAAGTCTATCGGAAGCTCTTGAGCATCCTCTAAAGATGGGAGTTCATTTTTGCTCAAATCTGCTGCTTGAATCTCGAAGGAAGATTCTTTTTCTCTAATAGCCAATTCTTTTTCATTCATAATCGTAAAAATTAAAGGGTTAATTATATTCTTTGTTCTTTAGAATCAATAGCGTAAAGAAGCACATCACAAGCATTGATTGCATAAGGAGACATTTTCGTGGTTCCGGTCTTTTCTGCCCGTATTTTCTTTTCTGCTATCAGCTTTTCAAGCCTATAACGACCGCCTACAAACTCTTTTGCCTGCTCTTTGTTGAGAGAAACTCTGCTACCTATTCGATACAGAGTATTTAGTTTTGCTTCTGCATTCATTCTGACCTCCTTACTCTTTCGATAGTTTCAACTCTTGTTCTTCTTGCCCTTCTCATATCACTCTGTTCGTGATAAAGTGAAAAAGAAAAAAGGCATAAAAAACAGCAAGCAACTGCAGAACGTGCAACAGGAGAGAAGTCCATAGTAAATTTCATTCCTGTCATTCGTTCATAAAACATTGTCGCCAACTCTCTTCCGTTTCTAATTCGAAGAATTCTGAAAGCCTCTTGCAGTTGGTTATTTATCGTGCTCAACGCCCTGCATTTCATCGAAGCTATTTCCTTCTTCTCATACCCCTGTGCGTACATTCGTGCTGTAACTTCACATTCAGGTGTAAGTTCTGTTAATACTCTTTCCATAATCGTGTAAGTTGATTGGTTACGCAGTTCTGGTAACTATAACAATGCCTTTTTCTTTGAATGATTCAGACTTCCATTTCTTGCCTTCACTGTAATGCTTGGCGTTCAAAAGGGATACATTGTTACGAATTGTCTCTAATGAAGATATTGGCAACTTGATTGTTGCTCCTTTCTTCATGGTTTTCATTTTTTCTTTGCTACTTACTTTTTCCATAAGCTGT
The DNA window shown above is from Bacteroides faecium and carries:
- a CDS encoding PD-(D/E)XK nuclease-like domain-containing protein, with amino-acid sequence METFDLNVFAEGEELNPSAYNPEDYPTKEEMLDFIYSNFHKPPINIDLKGLSVNGVVKRDPMDMYLKSKHISSSNLKNALKTPRSFYYDYERVFEEKEKPCFQLGTFAHMAFLEPRLFELVKVEPKYSQSSKEGVIGMIKFYNDLLSNDKNYIPDVEEEIPSERWNFNDLKEHRDYKKQKCIDLGYSFISEDMSMVIKALERNYYWYGGGIIPQLLKGAYSEVSFYGKDEETGLNVRVRPDYFNVEENIGVNAVISFKTTRADELGKFYYDCGKLKYELSEGMYQEVMSGITCRNFNVTIMIMLQTVEPYDVAVLFWSPDDLANGKYKYHYALSIVKDCFDKNWFPGYDAKAEEGARGIIDMQLPEWSQKTLHPVAIDDF
- a CDS encoding response regulator transcription factor; protein product: MERVLTELTPECEVTARMYAQGYEKKEIASMKCRALSTINNQLQEAFRILRIRNGRELATMFYERMTGMKFTMDFSPVARSAVACCFLCLFSFSLYHEQSDMRRARRTRVETIERVRRSE